The stretch of DNA TTGCTTATTTTGAACTGACTACATTTAATCCGTCTGTAATATCAATGGCGCTGTCCAGAGGAATGCGGCGTCCTAAAGTCATTTACCCGCCGGTCGAATTTTATTACTTTTCCGCCAGGCAATTTGATGCGGGCATTCGGGAAATAAAAATCGGCTCGGATAAGGTCAGGATATACTGCCCGGAAAAGACGATTTGCGACTGTTTCCGCTACCGTAATAAACTGGGGCTGGATACGGTTAAGGAAGGGCTGGCCGAATATCTCAAACGCCATGACCGTAATCTGGAAGAACTTCTGAAATACGCCCAAATCTGCCGGGTAAAACCGCTGGTCCAGACATGGCTTAACGTCATGGTGTAAAAGTACAAATGAAAAAGGCGATTATAAATAGAGCAGGTTCTATTAAAGCCAAATTGCTGAATCTGGCGCGAGTGGAGAAGATTGACTTTGACGCCTTACTCTTGCGGTATTTCCAGGAAAGGTTTTTGTACCGGATTACCATTTCTAAGTTTAACCGCCATTTTGTTTTAAAAGGCGGCTTGTT from Candidatus Brocadiia bacterium encodes:
- a CDS encoding type IV toxin-antitoxin system AbiEi family antitoxin domain-containing protein produces the protein MNKSDVITKLFKVNKGFARTSDILKTGVHPRDIKTMLDKGQITRVKRGIYRSAEIDIISHQGFIDLKRAAPGGVICLLSALAYFELTTFNPSVISMALSRGMRRPKVIYPPVEFYYFSARQFDAGIREIKIGSDKVRIYCPEKTICDCFRYRNKLGLDTVKEGLAEYLKRHDRNLEELLKYAQICRVKPLVQTWLNVMV